A stretch of the Nicotiana tabacum cultivar K326 chromosome 6, ASM71507v2, whole genome shotgun sequence genome encodes the following:
- the LOC142182059 gene encoding uncharacterized protein LOC142182059, whose product MINGGGDDASINSVKFIATHKLKQSITHERYDKLEESIIFDKSDTHRLVFPHYDALVITLYVFDTDVKRIMVDDGSDACIIHPHVLTQMKLEDKIVPRSIMLTGFNNAVERTSGEITLPVLASGVTLETTFHIMDQDTTYNAIIGRPYPEGDNNSQVERRPVLPPSKAN is encoded by the exons atgatcaatgGAGGCGGCGACGACGCATCTATCAATAGTGTGAAGTTCATCGCCACCCATAAACTCAAACAGTCCATTacccacgaacggtatgacaAACTCGaggaaagtatcatcttcgataagtcagatacccacCGTTTGGTCTTTCCTCACTATGACGCTCTTGTCATTACCTTATATGTCTTTGATACTGATGTAAAACGTATTATGGTCGATGATGGAAGCGACGCGTGCATCATCCATCCTCACGTTCTCACCCAAATGAAGctcgaggacaagatagtgcCACGTTCCATCATGCTGACAggctttaacaatgcagttgagcggACATCTGGAGAAATCACACTGCCTGTCCTTGCTAGCGGCGTCACTTTGGAgaccacattccacatcatggaccaggataCGACATACAATGCCATCATAGGCCGACC GTATCCCGAAGGAGATAACAACTCACAAGTTGAACGTCGACCTGTTTTACCCCCTAGTAAGGCAAATTAG